The following is a genomic window from Staphylococcus capitis subsp. capitis.
AATTAATTCTTTATTGAATTCAACGATGACGCGCTTAGGATCTAATTCTAGCGCTGTTAAAACATCATAAATTGATTGTTCTTGGTCAAAGTTGAATGAG
Proteins encoded in this region:
- the thiS gene encoding sulfur carrier protein ThiS; its protein translation is MKCIINGDSFNFDQEQSIYDVLTALELDPKRVIVEFNKELIKQDKYHEHTVREDDRLELLEIVGGG